A stretch of the Pseudomonas sp. ACM7 genome encodes the following:
- a CDS encoding D-glycerate dehydrogenase: MKKQVVLYKKLSPLLMARLHEQTEVTLIDNLNADGLATLREALPRAHGLLGASLKLDAGLLDLAPDLEAIASVSVGVDNYDIDYLTERRILLSNTPDVLTETTADTGFALILATARRVVELANMVRAGQWKRNVGPAQFGTDVHGKTLGIIGMGRIGEALAQRGHFGFGMSVIYHSHSPKPAVEQRFDAQYRSLPELLQQADFVCLTLPLTAETEGLIGAEQFALMRPETIFINISRGKVVDEPALIQALREGQIRAAGLDVFEREPLNTDSPLLQLNNVVATPHIGSATHETREAMATCAVDNLLAALAGERPANLVNVGAWKA, from the coding sequence ATGAAAAAGCAGGTTGTGCTGTACAAGAAACTCTCGCCGCTGCTGATGGCTCGCCTGCACGAGCAGACCGAGGTGACGCTGATCGACAACCTCAATGCCGACGGCCTGGCAACGCTGCGCGAGGCCCTGCCCCGCGCCCACGGATTGCTCGGTGCAAGTCTGAAACTGGATGCCGGATTATTGGATCTGGCACCTGACCTGGAGGCCATCGCCAGCGTCTCCGTGGGGGTCGACAACTACGACATCGACTACCTGACCGAACGACGGATCCTGCTCAGCAACACCCCGGACGTACTCACCGAAACCACGGCCGACACCGGTTTCGCGCTGATCCTGGCGACCGCCCGGCGCGTGGTGGAACTGGCGAACATGGTTCGCGCCGGTCAGTGGAAGCGCAATGTCGGTCCCGCGCAATTCGGTACCGATGTGCACGGTAAAACCCTGGGCATCATCGGTATGGGGCGGATCGGTGAGGCCTTGGCCCAGCGTGGGCATTTCGGGTTTGGCATGTCGGTTATCTACCACAGCCACTCGCCAAAACCGGCGGTGGAACAACGGTTCGACGCGCAATACCGAAGCTTGCCGGAGCTGTTGCAGCAGGCGGATTTCGTTTGCCTGACCTTGCCGCTGACCGCTGAAACCGAAGGGCTGATCGGCGCCGAGCAGTTTGCCCTGATGCGCCCCGAAACCATCTTCATCAACATTTCACGGGGCAAGGTGGTGGACGAGCCAGCGCTGATTCAGGCCTTGCGTGAGGGGCAGATTCGCGCTGCGGGGCTGGATGTGTTCGAACGCGAACCGCTGAACACTGACTCGCCGCTGTTGCAACTGAACAACGTGGTGGCGACGCCGCACATTGGTTCGGCGACGCATGAAACGCGGGAGGCGATGGCCACTTGTGCGGTGGATAATCTGCTGGCGGCGCTGGCGGGTGAAAGGCCGGCGAATCTGGTGAATGTCGGGGCGTGGAAGGCTTGA